In Colwellia sp. PAMC 20917, a single genomic region encodes these proteins:
- a CDS encoding sigma 54-interacting transcriptional regulator, with translation MMVSTNSKKFDQQKSEKILLVDDDPSLLRLLGIRLSAAGYQIESANSAKMALGILETFHPQLVISDLRMEGMDGMALFEKIRQQQPNLPVIIMTAHGTIPDAISATKQGVFSFLTKPFESQELLSTVQEAIRLQPQSSAHNTDKKADIWRKKIISRSAVMSSLLQQTYQVAQSDFSLLIHSPSGTGKELLAKAVHLASKRHDKKFTAINCAAIPEQLLESELFGHCKGAFTGADKNHQGLFQSTHGGTLFLDEVGDMPMSFQVKLLRALQEKEVRPVGSAQSVKVDVRIIAATHKNLQQAIIDKSFREDLYYRLNVVELTLPALSERREDIPLLAQHFLTVAIKSTSHKINGFSQAAMEILIRAEWPGNIRQLQNVVEQCVALSTEPLISESLINNALRNESAQLPSFQEAREQFERDYLAKLLKTTEGNVSQAAKIAQRNRTEFYKLLKKHHLNAESFRLDNNMISQA, from the coding sequence ATGATGGTTTCAACAAACAGCAAAAAATTCGATCAGCAAAAAAGTGAAAAAATACTACTTGTTGATGACGATCCCAGTTTATTAAGATTACTTGGTATCCGCTTATCTGCTGCGGGTTATCAAATAGAGTCAGCAAACAGTGCTAAAATGGCTTTAGGTATTTTAGAAACATTTCATCCGCAATTAGTGATCAGCGATTTACGTATGGAAGGTATGGACGGTATGGCATTATTTGAAAAAATCCGTCAGCAACAGCCTAATTTGCCCGTCATCATTATGACCGCACACGGCACGATACCCGATGCTATTAGTGCGACTAAGCAAGGCGTATTTAGTTTTTTAACCAAACCTTTTGAAAGCCAAGAATTACTCTCTACTGTGCAAGAAGCCATTCGCTTACAACCACAAAGTAGCGCTCATAATACCGACAAAAAAGCCGATATTTGGCGCAAGAAAATAATTAGCCGAAGTGCCGTTATGTCTTCGTTGTTACAGCAAACTTATCAAGTTGCCCAAAGTGACTTTAGTTTATTGATTCATAGTCCCAGTGGTACAGGTAAAGAACTCCTGGCAAAAGCCGTGCATTTAGCAAGTAAGCGTCATGATAAAAAATTTACGGCGATTAATTGTGCGGCAATACCTGAACAATTACTCGAGTCAGAGTTATTTGGACACTGTAAAGGTGCTTTTACTGGCGCAGATAAAAATCATCAAGGGCTTTTCCAATCAACCCATGGTGGTACCTTATTTCTTGATGAAGTCGGCGACATGCCGATGAGCTTTCAAGTTAAATTATTACGCGCCTTACAAGAAAAAGAGGTGCGCCCAGTCGGCAGTGCCCAGTCAGTAAAAGTCGATGTCCGTATTATTGCCGCTACCCATAAAAACTTACAACAAGCCATCATAGATAAAAGCTTTCGTGAAGATCTTTACTACCGCTTAAATGTTGTGGAACTCACTTTACCAGCCCTGTCTGAACGACGTGAAGATATTCCTTTGCTTGCCCAGCACTTTTTAACAGTCGCGATTAAAAGTACCAGTCATAAAATAAACGGCTTTAGCCAAGCCGCGATGGAGATTTTAATTAGGGCTGAATGGCCCGGTAATATTAGACAATTACAAAATGTTGTTGAGCAATGCGTCGCTTTATCTACCGAGCCATTAATTAGTGAGAGTTTAATTAATAATGCTTTACGTAATGAAAGTGCACAGCTGCCTTCTTTTCAAGAAGCGAGAGAGCAATTCGAGCGTGACTACTTAGCAAAATTACTAAAAACCACCGAAGGTAATGTTTCACAAGCCGCAAAAATAGCGCAGCGAAACCGAACAGAATTCTATAAACTATTGAAAAAGCATCACTTAAATGCCGAATCATTTAGACTAGACAACAACATGATTTCACAAGCATAG
- a CDS encoding sensor histidine kinase — translation MKKLSLSELFAINLYSIRKLSILGFTFVAFPLVIALIYSANQVTELSQQSTSAIFNVAELVKTNRQINFTLAKMERSAGQFIILKDQDLLSAYLKDEQVILKAMASNNLFKSNPSLRLLSTEFSQAIEYLHSYLTRHPLEESSLTSLQEQFTQLVSIRKTIAEESNNLLILQVEQVKDSANGVRHDMLKSLLIIPFTLLIAAIFIYLITKPLKQLLSKIHHLALGDFEKKVTLHGSPEMTEIADALEVMRKRLHALELQKSSFIRHISHELKTPLAAIREGTELLYDNSVGELNAEQQEISNIIRSSVTRLQRLIEDLLDFNIVLDSTSLQDTEIVDLSLLVTQVLQQRTLDIKQKNLTIDYKSHAIQLKVNAKQLSVILDNLLSNAIKYSHDNNVININCSLDNSLLSITVIDQGHGIASSQKEKIFDAFYQGTPAKNAKIKGSGLGLTIVKELLMRLNGTINIASNTGKNSGTAMTITLPNAFLTKKTSGVSV, via the coding sequence AAACTTAGCTTGTCCGAACTTTTTGCAATAAATTTGTATTCGATTAGAAAACTAAGCATTTTAGGTTTTACTTTTGTTGCGTTTCCGCTAGTCATAGCGTTAATTTATAGCGCAAATCAAGTCACTGAGCTTTCTCAACAAAGTACATCGGCTATCTTTAATGTTGCTGAACTCGTTAAAACAAACCGTCAAATTAACTTTACCTTAGCTAAAATGGAACGCAGTGCTGGGCAATTTATCATTCTAAAAGATCAAGACTTATTGAGTGCTTATTTAAAAGACGAACAAGTTATCTTAAAAGCAATGGCAAGTAATAACCTCTTTAAAAGCAACCCAAGCTTACGCTTACTCAGCACAGAGTTTTCTCAAGCGATTGAGTACCTGCATAGCTACTTAACGCGGCACCCTCTAGAAGAATCGTCATTAACATCGTTACAAGAACAATTTACCCAACTAGTTTCGATACGAAAAACAATAGCCGAAGAAAGTAATAACTTACTCATTTTACAAGTAGAACAGGTTAAAGATTCTGCCAACGGTGTTAGACACGATATGCTAAAAAGCTTACTTATCATTCCCTTTACTTTACTTATCGCCGCAATTTTTATCTATTTAATCACTAAACCGCTCAAGCAGTTACTCAGTAAAATACATCATTTAGCATTAGGAGACTTTGAAAAAAAGGTCACTTTACATGGCTCACCTGAGATGACAGAAATTGCTGACGCCTTGGAAGTGATGCGTAAGCGCTTGCATGCTCTGGAATTACAAAAATCGAGTTTTATTCGTCATATTTCCCATGAACTAAAAACGCCACTTGCCGCCATTAGAGAGGGAACAGAATTACTGTACGATAACAGTGTTGGTGAGTTAAACGCTGAGCAGCAAGAAATATCTAACATTATCCGTAGCAGTGTTACCCGCTTGCAACGTTTAATTGAAGACTTACTTGACTTTAATATTGTGCTCGACTCAACCAGTTTGCAAGATACTGAAATTGTTGATTTATCATTGTTAGTTACTCAGGTATTACAGCAAAGAACTTTAGATATTAAGCAGAAAAACTTAACCATTGACTATAAAAGCCACGCAATACAACTCAAGGTCAATGCCAAACAATTAAGTGTTATTTTAGATAACCTCTTATCCAATGCGATAAAGTACTCGCACGACAATAATGTTATTAACATTAACTGTTCACTTGATAATAGTCTGTTGTCGATAACCGTTATTGACCAAGGTCACGGAATAGCCAGTAGCCAAAAAGAAAAAATATTTGATGCTTTTTATCAAGGAACACCGGCAAAGAATGCCAAAATAAAAGGTAGTGGTTTAGGTTTAACCATAGTAAAGGAGTTACTGATGCGCTTAAATGGCACCATTAATATAGCCAGTAACACAGGTAAAAATAGTGGCACTGCCATGACAATAACCTTGCCTAATGCTTTTCTAACAAAAAAAACGAGTGGAGTATCAGTGTAA
- a CDS encoding MarR family winged helix-turn-helix transcriptional regulator, producing the protein MKSLHLTNFFPYQLTQLQVKVSDNIADIYTGRFELSRQEWRVLASLGNGELLSAKQIGEQTNLEKMPASRAITRMQAQGLLVKNTDKSDKRSSLLKLTTQGLAIYQQLIPMVLAREQELLSVLSAEEKNQLANIIEKLTLKSVDIANQ; encoded by the coding sequence ATGAAAAGCTTACACTTAACCAACTTTTTTCCTTATCAGCTGACGCAACTGCAAGTAAAAGTGAGTGATAACATTGCTGACATTTACACAGGAAGATTTGAGCTTTCTCGTCAAGAATGGCGAGTGCTAGCCAGCTTAGGTAACGGAGAGTTATTATCCGCAAAGCAGATAGGTGAACAAACTAACTTAGAAAAAATGCCGGCGAGCCGCGCAATAACAAGGATGCAAGCTCAGGGATTATTGGTTAAAAACACAGATAAATCCGATAAACGCTCTTCGCTATTAAAACTAACCACGCAAGGTTTGGCTATATATCAACAGTTAATACCTATGGTGCTAGCTCGTGAGCAAGAACTATTATCGGTATTAAGTGCTGAAGAAAAAAATCAGCTAGCTAATATTATTGAAAAATTAACTTTAAAATCAGTGGATATAGCGAATCAATAA